A genomic segment from Candidatus Viadribacter manganicus encodes:
- a CDS encoding aldo/keto reductase, with protein MRYRKLGRTGLAVSEICLGTMTFGGDGIWKAIGALEQETANKLVKGAFDKGVTFIDTANVYSNGLSEQVTGQAIKDLPRDELVIATKVFGRMGAYSPKQTEEEQRRYNNTNLWGLSRKHIMDSIDASLTRLQIDHIDLYQVHAFDSVTPLEETLGALDDLVKSGKVRYIGLCNFAAWQIAKSLGVSDKNAFARFESLQMYYTIAGRDLEREVVPLAKDQNLAILPWSPLAGGFLSGKYTRATAPTDGSRRIAFDFPPVDKEKAYDIIDVMKEIGDARGVSVAQIALSWLLQQKHVTSVIIGAKTEAQLNDNLAATRVELSSDDLKKLDDVSKLKPEYPGWMLERQGGERSSNLS; from the coding sequence ATGCGCTATCGCAAACTTGGCCGCACCGGCCTTGCTGTTTCTGAAATCTGCCTCGGCACTATGACGTTCGGCGGTGATGGCATCTGGAAAGCTATCGGCGCGCTTGAACAAGAGACCGCGAACAAGCTCGTGAAAGGAGCGTTCGATAAGGGCGTCACGTTCATCGACACCGCGAACGTCTATTCGAACGGCTTATCGGAACAGGTAACAGGGCAAGCGATCAAGGACTTGCCGCGCGATGAATTGGTGATTGCCACCAAGGTGTTCGGCCGCATGGGCGCGTACAGTCCAAAACAAACGGAAGAAGAGCAGCGTCGTTACAACAATACCAATCTGTGGGGCCTCTCGCGCAAGCACATCATGGATTCTATCGACGCGAGCCTCACGCGTCTGCAGATCGATCATATCGATCTCTATCAAGTTCACGCGTTCGATAGCGTGACCCCGCTTGAGGAGACGCTCGGCGCGCTCGATGATCTCGTGAAGTCCGGCAAGGTTCGCTATATTGGGCTTTGCAATTTCGCGGCGTGGCAGATCGCAAAATCGCTTGGTGTCTCGGACAAGAACGCCTTCGCCCGGTTTGAATCTTTGCAGATGTATTACACGATCGCTGGCCGCGACCTGGAACGCGAAGTTGTGCCGCTGGCGAAGGATCAGAACCTCGCTATTCTGCCCTGGAGCCCGCTTGCTGGCGGCTTCCTCTCGGGCAAATACACGCGAGCAACCGCGCCGACGGATGGTTCACGCCGCATCGCGTTCGACTTCCCGCCGGTCGATAAGGAAAAGGCCTACGACATTATCGATGTCATGAAGGAAATCGGCGATGCGCGCGGTGTTTCGGTGGCGCAGATCGCTCTCTCGTGGCTGCTGCAGCAGAAGCACGTTACCAGCGTGATCATTGGCGCCAAAACCGAAGCGCAGCTCAATGACAACCTTGCCGCGACGCGTGTTGAACTCTCCAGCGATGATCTGAAGAAGCTCGACGATGTTTCGAAGTTGAAGCCGGAATATCCGGGTTGGATGCTCGAGCGTCAGGGCGGCGAACGCTCTTCGAATTTAAGTTAG
- the hrcA gene encoding heat-inducible transcriptional repressor HrcA, with translation MALPPSSDLTSLDARAREIFREIVESYLTTGEPVGSRTLSKLAGVGLSAASIRNTMADLAGLGLLEAPHAMAGRLPTQQGLRFFVDSLLQLGDVPVDEKREIDARIAAAGSNPQDVMGAASDLLSGLAGGAGLVVTPERDAPVRHAEIVGIGPGQALLVLVFEDNQVENRIINIPADLPAGALSEAANYLNARFKGRTLADARAAAAEALSRDRAALDKAAAGLVEKGLVEWSGEDPTLGRSLIVRGRGNLLQDQQAVADLERARKLFDDLEKTRELIQVLDLAKAGDAVRVYIGSENPLFSLSGSSLIVAPYMNAERKVVGALGVIGPTRLNYARVIPVVDYTARVVGRVLDGRGER, from the coding sequence ATGGCGTTGCCTCCCTCCTCCGACCTCACATCGCTCGATGCGCGGGCGCGTGAGATTTTCCGCGAGATCGTCGAGTCGTATCTGACGACGGGCGAACCGGTTGGCTCGCGCACGTTGTCCAAGCTCGCGGGTGTTGGCCTCTCCGCCGCCTCGATCCGCAACACCATGGCTGACCTTGCCGGTCTCGGCCTGCTCGAAGCGCCGCACGCCATGGCTGGGCGCCTGCCAACACAACAAGGGCTCCGCTTCTTCGTCGATAGCTTGCTGCAACTCGGCGACGTACCGGTGGACGAAAAGCGCGAGATCGATGCGCGCATCGCAGCGGCAGGCTCAAACCCGCAAGACGTCATGGGCGCGGCGTCCGACTTGCTCTCCGGCCTGGCGGGCGGCGCGGGCCTTGTCGTTACGCCCGAACGCGACGCGCCCGTGCGGCACGCGGAAATTGTCGGCATCGGCCCAGGCCAAGCGCTGCTCGTTCTCGTGTTCGAGGACAACCAAGTCGAAAATCGTATCATCAACATTCCGGCCGATCTGCCCGCCGGCGCTCTAAGCGAAGCTGCGAACTACCTCAACGCGCGCTTTAAGGGCCGCACCTTGGCCGATGCGCGCGCCGCCGCTGCGGAAGCCCTGAGCCGCGATCGCGCCGCCCTCGACAAAGCCGCGGCGGGTTTGGTCGAAAAAGGTCTGGTTGAGTGGTCTGGCGAAGATCCGACGCTTGGCCGATCCCTGATCGTGCGCGGGCGCGGGAACCTCCTCCAGGATCAGCAGGCTGTGGCCGACCTCGAACGGGCCCGAAAGCTGTTCGATGACCTGGAAAAAACCCGCGAACTCATTCAAGTGCTGGATTTAGCCAAGGCCGGAGATGCAGTGCGCGTCTACATCGGCTCGGAAAACCCACTATTTTCGCTCTCGGGGTCGAGTCTGATCGTCGCCCCCTATATGAACGCGGAACGGAAGGTAGTCGGGGCTTTGGGCGTGATCGGCCCTACCCGGCTGAACTATGCGCGGGTAATCCCCGTGGTGGATTATACGGCGCGTGTTGTCGGCCGGGTGCTCGACGGACGCGGCGAACGATGA
- a CDS encoding retropepsin-like aspartic protease: MHWGLFSFLFVLWFAGPVAAQTSITLEASPVAIVDATINGRPVRLEVDPRMPDMLALSTPAAERLGVRRLPFAQVQVGIEGGGSMRGRIARPNIRFGERSARNMAGIFPVPVSTRADGVIGPGSLPYDIVTIAIGAEAAAARDIVLPLENPDAWFVQADVGGRSLRVLFDVANDASILNRPAVRAFDRDGVIPSAGELSERPVILGLSTLMQPVTTSLTVHGIELGPTFARTVSPLLGALEEDAIIAEGAASETPPTLTLGGQALLSAGCSSVSVNRRTRQLTLRCAS, translated from the coding sequence ATGCATTGGGGACTCTTCTCTTTTCTTTTCGTTCTGTGGTTCGCGGGCCCCGTGGCGGCGCAAACGTCGATCACGCTTGAGGCGTCGCCCGTGGCGATCGTCGATGCGACCATCAACGGACGCCCGGTTCGGCTGGAGGTCGATCCGCGGATGCCGGACATGCTGGCGCTTTCAACGCCGGCGGCGGAGCGCCTGGGTGTGCGCCGCTTGCCGTTCGCGCAGGTGCAAGTTGGTATCGAAGGTGGCGGCAGTATGCGCGGTCGTATTGCCCGCCCGAACATTCGCTTTGGCGAGCGCTCGGCGCGTAACATGGCGGGCATCTTTCCTGTGCCGGTGAGCACGCGCGCCGATGGTGTGATCGGACCGGGTTCGCTGCCCTATGATATTGTGACGATCGCCATCGGCGCGGAGGCCGCTGCCGCGCGTGATATTGTTCTGCCGCTGGAAAATCCGGACGCTTGGTTCGTGCAGGCCGATGTCGGGGGCAGATCGTTGCGGGTGCTTTTCGACGTTGCCAACGATGCGAGCATTCTCAATCGCCCCGCCGTGCGCGCTTTTGATCGTGACGGCGTCATTCCCTCCGCAGGAGAGTTGTCGGAACGGCCCGTGATCTTGGGTTTGTCGACTCTGATGCAGCCGGTGACGACGTCACTGACAGTGCACGGCATTGAGCTCGGCCCGACGTTTGCGCGGACGGTGTCGCCGCTGCTCGGCGCGCTAGAGGAAGATGCAATCATCGCGGAAGGCGCGGCGAGTGAAACACCACCAACTCTGACGCTTGGCGGGCAAGCTTTGTTGAGCGCCGGTTGTTCGTCGGTCAGCGTCAATCGCCGTACGCGTCAACTCACGCTGCGCTGCGCGTCTTAG
- the rdgB gene encoding RdgB/HAM1 family non-canonical purine NTP pyrophosphatase, with protein MPRLTGRLVVASHNAGKVREIAALLGPLGLEPVSAGELGLPEPDETEATFTGNAALKARAAALASGLPALADDSGLEVFAINGDPGIYSARWAGPNKDFGAAMKRVWDELSATGADPDARFVCALALALPDGSLETFEGEARGSIVWPPRGEKGFGYDPIFEPTGLTRTFGEMTHDEKLPLTHRARAFEKLVASLK; from the coding sequence ATGCCCCGTCTCACCGGCCGATTGGTTGTTGCTTCCCATAATGCCGGAAAAGTCCGCGAGATCGCGGCGTTGCTCGGTCCCTTGGGTCTGGAGCCGGTGTCCGCTGGCGAACTGGGGCTTCCCGAACCGGATGAGACGGAAGCGACGTTCACCGGCAATGCAGCGTTGAAGGCGCGGGCCGCCGCGCTGGCGTCAGGTTTGCCGGCGCTCGCCGATGATTCCGGGCTCGAGGTTTTTGCCATCAATGGTGATCCCGGGATTTATTCGGCGCGCTGGGCTGGTCCGAACAAGGATTTCGGCGCGGCGATGAAGCGTGTGTGGGACGAGTTGAGCGCGACAGGCGCCGATCCCGACGCACGCTTTGTGTGCGCGCTCGCCTTGGCGTTGCCGGACGGAAGCCTCGAAACCTTTGAAGGCGAGGCGCGGGGTTCGATTGTATGGCCGCCGCGGGGCGAGAAGGGCTTCGGCTACGATCCGATTTTTGAGCCGACGGGGCTCACGCGTACGTTCGGCGAGATGACGCACGACGAGAAGTTGCCGCTGACCCATCGCGCGCGCGCGTTCGAGAAGCTTGTCGCGTCGCTTAAATGA
- a CDS encoding helix-turn-helix domain-containing protein, which yields MAIRVTLDRILLDRRMSLTDLSEKVGVTLANLSILKTGKAKAIRFSTLNALCRVLECQPGEILSYEPSEDDALDEAADQAAE from the coding sequence ATGGCGATCCGCGTCACTCTTGATCGCATCCTGTTGGATCGCCGCATGTCGCTGACTGACCTCAGCGAAAAGGTCGGCGTGACGCTCGCCAATCTGTCGATCCTGAAGACCGGCAAAGCCAAAGCTATCCGCTTCTCGACGCTCAACGCGCTCTGCCGCGTGCTCGAGTGCCAGCCCGGTGAAATTCTGAGCTACGAACCTAGCGAAGACGACGCGCTCGACGAAGCCGCCGATCAAGCGGCCGAATAA
- a CDS encoding nucleotide exchange factor GrpE: MTDEANPQPDVQTEANAEAAPLNIEALQAEVTKARDDMLRALADAENTRRRAERQAAEARAYAIDRFALDLLPIADTLHRALQTAPRDGVDEALSNLLTGLELTERSLVEAFAKHGLKRVGARGEPFDPKFHQAVAQAPGDQPAGSVQEVMQHGYVLGDRTVRAAMVLVSAGPPAAASAHNVDIKV; the protein is encoded by the coding sequence ATGACCGACGAAGCGAACCCACAGCCGGACGTGCAAACCGAAGCGAACGCCGAAGCCGCGCCGCTCAACATCGAGGCGCTGCAGGCTGAAGTCACCAAAGCGCGCGACGACATGCTCCGCGCCTTGGCAGACGCCGAGAACACGCGCCGCCGCGCCGAACGCCAAGCTGCCGAAGCGCGCGCTTACGCCATCGATCGCTTCGCACTCGATCTACTGCCGATCGCCGACACGCTGCATCGCGCCTTGCAAACGGCCCCGCGCGACGGCGTGGACGAAGCCCTGAGTAACCTTCTCACCGGCCTTGAACTCACCGAACGCTCGCTCGTCGAGGCATTCGCGAAGCATGGCCTCAAGCGCGTCGGCGCACGCGGTGAGCCCTTCGACCCGAAGTTCCACCAAGCGGTGGCCCAAGCGCCGGGCGATCAACCTGCGGGCTCAGTTCAAGAAGTTATGCAGCACGGGTACGTGCTCGGCGACCGTACGGTGCGCGCGGCGATGGTGCTGGTTTCCGCTGGCCCTCCGGCTGCGGCGTCGGCGCATAACGTCGACATCAAAGTCTAG
- a CDS encoding ATP-binding protein, with protein MKATYNPYNPGAGVPPRELAGRDQLIENARVAIVRAKGGRAAKSAIMLGLRGVGKTVLLNAFEAIAEEEGCQTALIEIDPNTPLAQQLAPQLQHILHRLDRMKKAGADLQKAFGALRAFASMFKATVGDVDFGFAVTPATGDLSIDLTDLLVAIADAAKKRDTAVILLIDEIQYLQKGDLSALIMAMHKVAQRQLPLLLFGGGLPQLAKLAGDAKSYAERLFDYPPIGPLDEAGARTALTVPADREGAKFTKEALDYVIDQTGRYPFFLQVWGSHCWDAATKSPITLDDAKRATEAAVAALDEGIFKVRLARLTDRQKTYARAMAEFGAEPVNSSDVANALGLSLSQAAPIRDELIKKGMAYSPERGLIGFTVPKFDEYMRRAVPTNGKKKTAKA; from the coding sequence ATGAAGGCCACCTACAATCCATACAATCCGGGCGCTGGGGTCCCTCCCCGCGAACTCGCTGGCCGCGATCAGCTCATCGAAAACGCACGCGTCGCGATCGTCCGCGCCAAAGGCGGACGCGCCGCCAAGAGTGCGATCATGCTGGGCCTGCGCGGCGTCGGCAAAACCGTCCTGCTCAATGCCTTCGAGGCCATCGCCGAAGAAGAAGGCTGTCAGACCGCCCTCATCGAGATCGATCCCAACACACCGCTCGCACAGCAACTCGCGCCGCAGCTCCAGCACATCCTTCATCGTCTCGACCGCATGAAGAAGGCCGGCGCCGATTTGCAGAAAGCCTTCGGCGCTCTGCGCGCGTTCGCCAGCATGTTCAAAGCCACCGTCGGCGATGTGGACTTCGGTTTCGCGGTCACACCCGCGACCGGCGATCTCTCAATCGATCTCACCGACTTGCTCGTCGCAATCGCGGACGCAGCCAAGAAACGCGACACGGCCGTCATTTTGCTGATCGACGAAATCCAGTATCTGCAAAAGGGCGATCTAAGTGCGCTGATCATGGCGATGCACAAAGTCGCGCAACGCCAACTTCCCCTCCTCCTCTTCGGCGGCGGCCTGCCGCAACTCGCCAAGCTCGCTGGCGATGCGAAGTCCTATGCCGAACGCCTATTCGACTATCCGCCAATCGGTCCGCTCGACGAAGCGGGCGCGCGCACCGCGCTCACAGTGCCGGCGGATCGCGAAGGCGCGAAGTTCACCAAGGAAGCGCTCGATTACGTCATCGATCAAACCGGTCGCTACCCATTCTTTCTACAAGTTTGGGGATCGCATTGCTGGGACGCCGCCACCAAATCACCGATCACTCTCGATGATGCAAAGCGCGCCACCGAAGCCGCTGTTGCCGCGTTGGACGAAGGCATTTTCAAGGTGCGGCTCGCGCGCCTCACTGACCGGCAAAAGACCTACGCACGCGCCATGGCGGAATTCGGCGCAGAACCCGTCAATTCATCAGACGTAGCCAATGCATTGGGCCTCAGCCTCAGCCAAGCCGCACCGATCCGCGACGAATTGATCAAGAAAGGCATGGCCTATTCGCCCGAACGTGGCCTCATCGGCTTCACCGTGCCGAAGTTCGATGAATACATGCGCCGCGCCGTGCCCACGAACGGCAAAAAGAAAACCGCGAAAGCCTAA
- the rph gene encoding ribonuclease PH gives MRPSGRAPDQLRDVTLEIGVSRYAEGSCLARFGQTHVLCTASVEQGVPGWLKGQGRGWVTGEYGMLPRATHTRGRREAAQGKQSGRTQEIQRLIGRSLRSVVDLKILGDRTITLDCDVIQADGGTRTAAITGAWVALARACKYLVEEKVIKETPVTGQVAAISCGVFDGTPILDIDYAEDSSAEVDANFILAGDGRMIELQATGEKRPFSDEEFAELMRLAKLGCGQLFDKQRAAVG, from the coding sequence ATGCGTCCCTCAGGCCGTGCGCCCGATCAATTGCGTGATGTGACCCTCGAGATTGGCGTCTCCCGCTACGCGGAAGGTTCGTGCCTGGCCCGCTTCGGTCAGACGCATGTGCTGTGCACGGCAAGCGTCGAGCAGGGCGTGCCCGGATGGCTGAAGGGTCAGGGACGTGGCTGGGTGACGGGGGAGTACGGCATGCTGCCGCGCGCAACGCACACGCGTGGCCGCCGGGAAGCCGCGCAAGGTAAGCAATCTGGCCGGACGCAGGAGATTCAGCGCTTGATCGGACGCTCGCTGCGTTCGGTCGTCGATCTGAAAATTCTCGGCGATCGCACCATCACGCTCGATTGCGATGTCATTCAGGCAGATGGCGGCACGCGTACGGCGGCGATCACCGGAGCGTGGGTCGCGCTGGCGCGCGCGTGCAAGTATCTCGTTGAAGAGAAGGTGATCAAAGAAACGCCAGTCACCGGCCAGGTCGCAGCGATCTCGTGCGGCGTGTTCGATGGCACGCCGATTCTCGACATCGATTACGCGGAAGATTCCAGCGCCGAAGTCGATGCGAATTTCATCCTGGCCGGCGATGGCCGCATGATCGAATTGCAGGCTACCGGCGAGAAACGTCCGTTCAGCGATGAGGAGTTCGCTGAGCTGATGCGTTTGGCGAAGCTCGGCTGCGGGCAGTTGTTTGACAAACAACGCGCGGCTGTCGGCTAA
- a CDS encoding DUF2975 domain-containing protein — MKALGKGSIASIVRIGLMFAWYALWVAAIGVVCGAIGYGVILTLIANGSIDPALLQGGAGNAELGSGGGDFHITYDQPGGGAWPVVVPALLIAAVAVAGSLIIVWRLRKLFDSFSSGEPFQRENATHLRVIWITMLVIEVSRYVLMALTGFLLAHFGGPDVNANYELSVDLSTWGSILILIVLAEVFREGARLKEEQELTI; from the coding sequence ATGAAGGCCCTCGGCAAAGGCTCCATCGCATCGATCGTCAGGATTGGCCTGATGTTCGCCTGGTACGCCCTCTGGGTTGCGGCGATCGGCGTTGTTTGCGGCGCGATTGGCTACGGCGTCATCCTGACGCTGATCGCAAACGGCTCCATTGACCCCGCCCTGCTTCAAGGTGGCGCCGGCAATGCGGAGCTGGGTTCAGGCGGCGGCGACTTTCATATCACCTACGATCAACCCGGCGGCGGCGCCTGGCCCGTGGTCGTTCCAGCGTTGCTCATCGCGGCGGTCGCGGTTGCCGGATCGCTGATCATCGTCTGGCGCCTGCGCAAATTGTTCGACAGCTTCTCTTCCGGAGAACCATTCCAACGCGAAAACGCGACGCATCTTCGCGTCATCTGGATCACGATGCTGGTGATCGAGGTTTCACGCTACGTGCTGATGGCGCTCACCGGCTTCTTGCTCGCGCACTTCGGCGGCCCCGACGTGAACGCGAACTACGAACTCAGCGTCGATCTTTCGACCTGGGGCTCAATCCTCATCTTGATCGTATTGGCTGAAGTCTTCCGCGAGGGCGCGCGCCTTAAGGAAGAACAGGAGCTGACGATCTAA
- the hemW gene encoding radical SAM family heme chaperone HemW, producing MSETGIYIHWPYCSAICPYCDFNVYRARGADNAPLLAAIANDLEGHARRFGRRKVVSLFFGGGTPSLLRGAEIEQLIAAARQHYDVSDDCEITLESNPEDVALFAEQAAAGINRFSIGAQAFDDDALKALGRKHDAPASWRAIEAAAATGQRVSVDLIYAREGQSAEAWAHELKAALALPIEHLSLYQLTIEPGTAFARRVDRGQLVTPSDDLSAELYELTQDICDAAGFPAYEISNHARTIAARSRHNLVYWQSEDWIGVGPGAHGRLGHAGARIAFEARRRPSDYLDAVKERGVGWISEAELTPQETADEVLLMGLRIEEGVELARVEALRGAPINRRALEWLTEQGLVSQENGRIRLTRSGRLLSNRIVAELAS from the coding sequence ATGAGCGAAACCGGCATCTACATTCACTGGCCGTATTGCAGCGCCATTTGTCCGTATTGCGATTTCAACGTCTATCGAGCGCGCGGCGCCGACAACGCGCCGCTGCTCGCGGCCATCGCAAACGATCTGGAGGGGCACGCGCGGCGCTTTGGCAGGCGCAAGGTGGTGAGTTTGTTCTTTGGTGGCGGTACACCTTCGTTGTTGCGCGGTGCAGAGATCGAGCAGCTGATCGCCGCCGCGCGCCAGCATTACGATGTCAGCGATGACTGCGAGATTACGCTCGAATCCAATCCCGAAGATGTAGCGCTGTTTGCGGAGCAGGCCGCCGCCGGCATCAATCGCTTTTCGATCGGTGCGCAAGCTTTTGACGATGATGCGCTGAAGGCGCTTGGCCGTAAGCATGACGCGCCGGCCTCATGGCGCGCGATCGAGGCCGCAGCCGCGACCGGTCAACGCGTGTCGGTCGATCTTATTTATGCGCGTGAAGGGCAGAGCGCGGAGGCATGGGCGCATGAACTCAAAGCCGCGCTCGCGCTGCCGATCGAGCATTTGTCGCTCTATCAATTGACCATTGAGCCGGGCACCGCGTTCGCCCGCCGGGTCGACCGCGGCCAACTCGTCACGCCGAGTGATGATCTGTCGGCTGAGCTTTACGAGCTCACGCAAGACATATGCGATGCTGCTGGCTTTCCTGCGTATGAGATTTCCAACCATGCGCGCACGATAGCCGCGCGCTCCCGTCACAATCTGGTCTACTGGCAAAGCGAGGACTGGATTGGGGTTGGGCCGGGGGCGCACGGCCGCCTCGGCCACGCAGGCGCGCGGATTGCGTTCGAAGCCCGGCGCCGGCCGTCTGATTATCTGGATGCTGTAAAAGAACGCGGCGTTGGCTGGATTTCCGAAGCGGAGCTGACGCCGCAGGAGACAGCTGATGAGGTGTTGCTGATGGGGCTTCGCATCGAAGAAGGCGTCGAACTTGCGCGCGTCGAGGCGCTGCGTGGTGCACCGATCAATCGCCGAGCGCTTGAGTGGCTGACAGAGCAGGGGCTTGTCAGCCAAGAAAACGGCCGC
- a CDS encoding PPC domain-containing protein: MRGKLWFGVAAAALMAFGMAPGASAQTADQPGDATTTATLTGNADGEVSPAGDTDWYRLQVETGRRYNIALAGIPNDAGEALDPMLAVYDEQGNQLAFNDDANGSLNSALRFAPQSSGVVFVEARAFSSEATGAYRLGVSSEEVPPDDAGGDTSTRARAAAGRATNGTIEYEGDTDWYRFAARTGNRYQITLDGAPGEGGLGDPLLRVLDRDGNELAASDDSDGSLNSALEFIATSNGDVFIEARGYGDAYTGRYVLNITPERLPRDNIGNTTSTGGRIAAGRTIEGSLDFPTDSDWYRIRLTEGESYRFTLDASGENPIGDPLIRLRDSRGEELAVDDDGGDGLNSYLEFTAPTTGNYYIETSSFTGDATGTYTLAARAGDVPADANTDASLSPDGDYREGILAPAGDRDWYRLQLVEGQGVRISMQATGTPDSISDPLLVLYGADGAELARDDDGGDGLNAWLEFQAPAAGAYYVEARGFTDDATGRYAINVIGGEVGNTYDTAEALMPNGDPRTSFIGSAGDVDWFAIELIEGRPYRFNLDGLEDGALADPMLALYDSTGTQVAVDDDGGRGLNSYLSFASPTGGTYFAAVSSFDGQSTGRYSLRAVDTDVPGHAYTDEYLDAADDSRASSIEIPGDLDVFRVTLEAGVTYQIDVSGNGANPLADPFVAVIQEGAGMEEASADAALVRDGGRRVASDDDSGDGLDARLRFRPEVAGDYLIQVSGLSNTTGGYEVKIARR; this comes from the coding sequence ATGCGAGGGAAGCTTTGGTTTGGCGTGGCTGCGGCGGCGCTGATGGCGTTCGGAATGGCTCCGGGAGCCTCCGCACAAACAGCTGACCAACCGGGCGATGCGACCACAACCGCGACGCTCACCGGAAACGCTGACGGTGAAGTCTCCCCTGCCGGCGACACCGACTGGTATCGCCTGCAAGTCGAGACCGGCCGCCGCTACAACATCGCGCTCGCGGGCATTCCGAACGACGCGGGCGAAGCCCTCGATCCGATGCTCGCGGTCTATGACGAGCAAGGCAATCAGCTCGCCTTCAATGACGACGCAAACGGCTCGCTGAACTCCGCCCTTCGCTTCGCACCGCAATCCAGCGGTGTCGTGTTCGTCGAAGCCCGCGCTTTCAGCAGCGAAGCAACCGGCGCCTATCGCCTTGGCGTTTCATCGGAAGAAGTGCCGCCGGATGACGCCGGCGGCGACACCAGCACCCGCGCCCGCGCTGCTGCAGGCCGCGCCACCAACGGCACGATCGAATACGAAGGCGACACTGATTGGTATCGCTTCGCGGCTCGCACCGGAAACCGCTACCAAATCACGCTGGACGGCGCTCCAGGCGAAGGCGGCTTAGGCGATCCACTCCTCCGCGTCCTCGACCGCGATGGCAATGAACTTGCCGCCAGCGACGACAGCGATGGCTCACTCAACTCAGCGCTCGAATTTATCGCGACGTCCAACGGCGATGTATTCATCGAAGCGCGTGGTTACGGCGACGCTTACACTGGTCGCTATGTTCTCAACATCACGCCTGAGCGTCTGCCGCGCGACAACATCGGCAACACAACCTCAACCGGCGGCCGCATCGCGGCGGGCCGCACGATCGAAGGCTCGCTCGATTTCCCGACCGATAGCGACTGGTACCGCATCCGTCTGACCGAGGGTGAATCTTACCGGTTCACGCTCGACGCAAGCGGCGAAAACCCGATCGGTGATCCGCTGATCCGCTTGCGCGATTCACGCGGCGAAGAGCTGGCGGTCGATGATGACGGCGGCGACGGCCTCAACTCCTACCTGGAGTTCACCGCGCCCACGACCGGCAACTACTACATCGAAACCAGCTCGTTCACGGGCGACGCAACTGGAACCTACACGCTCGCCGCACGCGCTGGCGATGTGCCGGCCGACGCAAACACGGATGCGAGCCTCAGCCCGGATGGCGATTATCGCGAAGGCATCCTTGCCCCCGCCGGTGACCGCGACTGGTACCGCCTGCAACTCGTTGAAGGTCAAGGCGTGCGCATCAGCATGCAAGCGACCGGCACGCCGGACAGCATCAGCGATCCCCTGCTCGTCCTCTATGGGGCGGATGGTGCTGAACTGGCGCGTGACGACGATGGCGGCGATGGCCTGAATGCTTGGCTTGAATTCCAAGCTCCTGCCGCTGGCGCCTACTACGTCGAAGCGCGCGGCTTCACCGACGACGCCACTGGCCGCTACGCCATCAACGTCATCGGCGGCGAAGTCGGCAACACCTACGACACCGCCGAAGCCTTGATGCCGAACGGCGATCCTCGCACGAGCTTCATCGGCTCCGCCGGTGATGTGGATTGGTTTGCGATCGAACTCATCGAAGGTCGTCCCTACCGCTTCAACCTGGATGGCCTTGAAGACGGCGCACTCGCTGATCCGATGCTCGCGCTCTACGATTCAACCGGCACGCAAGTCGCCGTTGATGACGATGGCGGACGTGGACTGAATTCGTACCTGAGCTTCGCCTCGCCAACAGGCGGCACCTACTTCGCTGCGGTCTCGTCATTCGACGGCCAAAGCACGGGCCGCTACTCGTTGCGCGCTGTCGATACCGACGTGCCGGGACACGCCTACACCGACGAATACCTGGATGCGGCTGACGATAGCCGTGCCAGCAGCATCGAAATCCCTGGCGATCTCGACGTCTTCCGCGTCACGCTTGAAGCCGGCGTGACCTACCAGATCGATGTCAGCGGCAATGGCGCCAACCCGTTGGCGGACCCGTTCGTCGCCGTGATCCAAGAAGGCGCCGGTATGGAAGAGGCTTCAGCCGACGCCGCACTGGTGCGCGATGGCGGCCGCCGCGTCGCCTCTGATGACGATAGCGGTGACGGCTTGGATGCGCGCCTGCGCTTCCGTCCGGAAGTCGCTGGCGATTACCTCATTCAAGTCAGCGGTCTCAGCAACACGACCGGTGGCTACGAGGTGAAGATCGCGCGCCGGTGA